The Pseudoliparis swirei isolate HS2019 ecotype Mariana Trench unplaced genomic scaffold, NWPU_hadal_v1 hadal_42, whole genome shotgun sequence DNA segment GGGAAGTTTGGACTGGGTGGATGGGTTGGGTAGAGGGACTGGTCAGAGCTGAAAGGACAGACCGGGACAGGATGGGGTGCTTTCCATTGGTGGGACACTGAAGGACAGAATGAGACCAGAACAGAGTAGGACACGTTGGGACAGGTAAGACCAGTCTGGACTGGTTTGGTCCAGTTAGAACATGTCTGTTGATGACCCCTtacaacaggtccagacttctCAGGACATGTTTGGACCAGTCTGAAGAGGTTCGGACTGGTCTGTAGAGGTATGGACTGGTCTGAAGAGGTTTGGACTGGTCTGTAGAGGTATGGACTGGTCTGAAGAGGTTTGGACTGATCTGAAGAGGTATGCACTGGTCTGAAGAGGTTTGGACTGGTCTGAAGAGGTTTGAACTGGTCTGTAGGGGTATGGACTGGTCTGTAGAGGTATGGACTGCTCTGTAGAGGTTTGGACTGGTCTGAAGAGGGTTGACTATGTGGACTGGTCTGAAGAGGTTTGGACTGGTCTGAAGAGGTTTGGACTGGTCTGAAGAGGTATGGACTGGTCTGAAGAGGTTTGAACTGGTCTGTAGAGGTATGGACTGGTCTGAAGAGGTTTGGACTGGTCTGAAGAGGTTTGGACTGGTCTGAAGAGGTATGGACTGGTCTGTAGAGGTTTGGACTGGTCTGTAGAGGTTTGGACTTGTCTGTAGAGGTTTGGACTGGTCTGAAGAGGTTTGACTATGTGGACTGGTCTGAAGAGGCATGCTTGTGGCCTGGTGATCCAGTAAACCTGCCGGTGTATGCTTTCACTTGAACACTAAACACAGTGAAGCATGTTCTCATGTTGTAGATGTTCTGCACACCTGATCCTTCATCTGCACCTGATCCTTCATCTGCACCTGAACTCTGAATCATCTCAGCTACAAGTGAACAATGTTTCCATCCTCTGAAAATCTGAGCGTCTCTCttttaacttcctgtttctttttattcgttctgcttcttcttctctctgattTCATCTCTTCAGCTGTGTTGCTTCAGGAAGTCGGTAAGCCACTctcatattttcttttctgtctCATTCATCAGATCTCTGAAATACAGTTCAATGACTGTACAATCACAACTGATTTTGACTTTGTTTTCTATATATTCAGGGGGATTTGTCAAAACAGGTGAGTGAACACAAACATATAGTACTGGAAAATCTCCTGAGAATATGAGGGTCTGTGCTGGGTAGTGGTAGTGGCAGTGGTTGGGGTAGTGGTATTGGTAGTTGTAGTGGTATTGGTAATTGTTGTGGTTGAGGTAGTGGTAGTGGTTTGGGTAGTGGTTGCGGTAGTGGTAGTGGTTGAGGTTGTGGTAGTGGTTGGGGTAGTGGTAGTGATTGTGGTTGTGGTAGTGGTTGAGGTTGGGGtagtggttgtggttgtggttgagGTAGTGGTTGAGGTTGGGGTAGTGGTAGTGCTTGAGGTTGGGGTAGTGGTAGTGATTGTGGTAGTGGTTGTGCTTGAGGTTGGGGTAGTGGTAGTGATTGTGGTTGTGGTAGTGGTTGAGGTTGTGGTAGTGGTTGGGGTAGTGGTAGTGATTGTGGTTGTGGTAGTGGTTGGGGTAGTGGTTGTACCATGTGGTAGTGATTGTGGTTGTGGCAGTGGtagtggttgtggttgtggtagCAGTGGCAGCAGTGACTGTGGTAGTGGTAGAAGTAGGGGTAGTGGTTGTGGATGTGGTTGTGGTCCTTGTTGGTTCTGTTTTAATCAGTTTCTGGTTACCTGTTCAGGCCGAGACGTCTACAGGAAGGTCCAGGGACGAGACCACCCCGCCCCCTCAGCCATTATCAACATCGCAGGTACATCCATCTGTTGGTCCACCACCTGTCGGTCTTCACTCATTCACCACCTCAAATTTATCCGTCCTGCATCCATCTGTCTCTCAGTCTCCATCATTACTCTTTATGACTTATTCATCCTCTCAGAAGAGGGGGGTGAGGAGGAGTTGacccagaaggaggaggaggagaggaggattgCAGAGATGGGTCGGCCGATGCTGGGCGAGCACACAAAGCTGGAGGTCGTCATCGAGGAGTCATACGAGTTCAAGGTCAGTTCCACTGGTGACACCTGTAGAGAACGGGAGGGTCCCGAGTCCCGACCCAGAGGAACACGACTGAATGAACCTGCTGATTCACTGTGTTACTTCCTGTGGCTTCTTGTGACTCTTCCTGTGACTTCCTTTCCTGTTACTTCCTGTGGCTTCCTGTGACTTCTTGTTGTTTCCTGTGACTTCCTGTGGCTTCTTGTCTTGCAGAGCACCGTGGATAAACTCCTCAAGAAGACCAACCTGGCCCTGCTGATCGGGACCAACAGCTGGAGGGAGCAGTTTGCGGAGGCCATCACAGTCAGCGCTGGTAAGACCTGGACCTGGCAacaggacctggacctgagcCCATCTCAGGGCAGCAGGAACTGGACCTGAGCCCGTCTCAGAGCAacaggacctggacctgagcCCGTCTCAGAGCAgcaggacctggacctgagcCCGTCTCAGGGCAgcaggacctggacctgagcccgtctcagagcaacaggacctggacctgagcccgtctcagagcaacaggacctggacctgagcCCGTCTCAGGGCAgcaggacctggacctgagcccgtctcagagcaacaggacctggacctgagcCCGTCTCAGGACAgcaggacctggacctgagcCTGTCTCAGGGCAGCAGGGCTCCGGTTGGGAGATTTAAGGTGACGTGGCTCTGCTTCCCTATCCTGCtcaggtggtgatggtgatgatgatggtgagaaGCTGCCCTCCTGCTTTGACTATGTCATGCACTTCCTCACCGTCTTCTGGAAGCTTCTGTTTGCCTTGGTTCCTCCTGCCGACTACTTCAACGGCTGGGCCTGCTTCGTCGTCTCCATCTCCGTCATCGGCCTTCTGACGGCCTTCATCGGTGACCTGGCCTCACACTTTGGCTGCACCGTCGGCCTCAAGGACTCCGTCACCGCTGTGGTGTTCGTAGCTCTGGGCACATCTGTTCCAGGTGCGAGTCGCTTCCATGTGCACTACTTCATGTTCAACTGGCCGAGGCTGAGGTCCACATCAGGACAACAGGTTCAGAATCTGCAGAGACTTTCACTTCCCAAGTGGAGACGTGGTTTTGATACCCTGACTTAGTGCTCTGCATGTATTCTAGGTAGTCACAGTGCCTGGTCAACTCTAACCCCACACGTcctcttttttaaatcttcaagCCCAAGCTTAGTGTGTCCTCCTGGGCACAGGAGACGTTATGCGAGTGTGTTCACAGGCTGAGGAGGACTAACCAGGACCAGTAAACATTCACACTAATCAATACAGCAGATGAGTCCACTTGATGGATCTCCAACACAGCCGATCatctcccctttctctctcccttagACACATTTGCCAGTAAAGTTTCAGCCATCCAGGACCAATACGCCGACGCCTCCATCGGCAACGTGACAGGAAGTAACGCCGTCAACGTCTTCCTGGGCATCGGCGTGGCCTGGTCCATCGCTGCCGTCTACCACTACTCCAAAGGCCAGGAGTTCAGAGTGGATCCGGGCACGCTGGCCTTCTCTGTCACTCTCTTCACCATCTTTGCCTTCATCTGCATCGGCGTCCTCATCTATCGCCGCCGCCCCGAGATCGGCGGGGAGCTGGGGGGACCCAGAGTCCCCAAGATCCTCACCAGCTGCCTGTTCTTCAGTCTGTGGCTACTGTACATTGTCTTCTCCTCGTTGGAGGCCTACTGCCACGTCAAAGGCTTCTGAAGGTGCTGCTTCTGACGAGTCCTCAACAGTTCTTGATGAACAGTTCTTCGCGGTTCCTAGAGGCTCCTGCAGGTTCTGGCAGGTTCCTTGTATTTGTGTTATTGGTCTAAAGTTCTGGATCATCTCTAAAGGTCTAAAGCTTCCTGAGAGGTGATTCGGTCCTAAAGGTTCTGAGTAAACGTGCTGACACCTGGATGGACTCATAACGGTTCCAACAGGTTTTCTGAGGTTTCTAAATGCTACGTATATTCTGatggactctctctgtcctattatttaaatgtgtaagaGATTTGATGTCTTCCTAAAGATCCTGACGCAGTCCTGCATAATTTGACCGATTGGACCGACCTCCTGAGGGTTCAGACATCCTACGTTCTGACCGCTGATGGATCTCTAAAGGTTCCAGTAGGTTCCTTGTTGTTATCGTCCAGGCTTCAGGTCTTTGTTCATTGGCTGAGAGTAACCTCTGAGTCTACCTGCTTATTGGACGTTCATATCAAAACAAACTGAGGATAacggtctggtctctggtcctggttctggtctctggagGATCTGGTGATATTCAGGTTTTAGGTCTCACAGGTTCAACACTTCTTATTATTAAAGGTTCCTGACTGATTATTGTGTTgttgaatatttattttctcaaaGTGTTTGTGTTGACAACGAGACTTCAAACACTTCCTCTGAACCTTTGAGCAACTTGGAGCATCGAAAGGTTTTTAATGACCACTAAGAGACGACGACCACAAgcagatgcacacacatgtatatgtatatatatatatacatatatatgt contains these protein-coding regions:
- the LOC130191380 gene encoding sodium/calcium exchanger 1-like codes for the protein MFPSSENLSVSLLTSCFFLFVLLLLLSDFISSAVLLQEVGGFVKTGRDVYRKVQGRDHPAPSAIINIAEEGGEEELTQKEEEERRIAEMGRPMLGEHTKLEVVIEESYEFKSTVDKLLKKTNLALLIGTNSWREQFAEAITVSAGGDGDDDGEKLPSCFDYVMHFLTVFWKLLFALVPPADYFNGWACFVVSISVIGLLTAFIGDLASHFGCTVGLKDSVTAVVFVALGTSVPDTFASKVSAIQDQYADASIGNVTGSNAVNVFLGIGVAWSIAAVYHYSKGQEFRVDPGTLAFSVTLFTIFAFICIGVLIYRRRPEIGGELGGPRVPKILTSCLFFSLWLLYIVFSSLEAYCHVKGF